A stretch of Rhinopithecus roxellana isolate Shanxi Qingling chromosome 12, ASM756505v1, whole genome shotgun sequence DNA encodes these proteins:
- the PTGIR gene encoding prostacyclin receptor produces MADSCRNLTYVRGSVGPATSTLMFVAGVVGNGLALGILNARRPARPSAFAVLVTGLAATDLLGTSFLSPAVFVAYARNSSLLGLARGGPALCDAFAFAMTFFGLASMLILFAMAVERCLALSHPYLYAQLDGPRCARLALPAIYAFCVLFCALPLLGLGQHQQYCPGSWCFLRMRWAHPGGAAFSLAYAGLVALLVAAIFLCNSSVTLSLCRMYRQQKRHQGSVGPRPRTGEDEVDHLILLALMTGVMAVCSLPLTIRCFTQAIAPDSSSEMGDLLAFRFYAFNPILDPWVFILFRKAVFQRLKLWVCCLCLGPAHGDSQTPLSQLTSGRRDPRAPSAPVGKEGSWVPLSAWGEGQVAPLPLTQQSGGSTVGASSKAEANVACSLC; encoded by the exons ATGGCGGATTCGTGCAGGAACCTCACCTACGTGCGGGGCTCGGTGGGGCCGGCCACCAGCACCTTGATGTTCGTGGCCGGCGTGGTGGGCAACGGGCTGGCCCTGGGCATCCTGAACGCGCGGCGACCGGCGCGCCCCTCGGCCTTCGCGGTGCTGGTCACCGGGCTGGCGGCCACCGACCTGCTGGGCACCAGCTTCCTGAGCCCGGCCGTGTTCGTGGCCTATGCGCGCAACAGCTCCCTGCTGGGCCTGGCCCGGGGCGGCCCGGCGCTGTGCGATGCCTTTGCCTTCGCCATGACCTTCTTCGGCCTGGCGTCCATGCTCATCCTCTTCGCCATGGCCGTGGAGCGCTGCCTGGCGCTGAGCCACCCCTACCTCTACGCGCAACTGGATGGGCCCCGCTGCGCCCGCCTGGCGCTGCCAGCCATCTACGCCTTCTGCGTCCTCTTCTGCGCACTGCCCCTGCTGGGCCTGGGCCAACACCAGCAGTACTGCCCCGGTAGCTGGTGCTTCCTCCGCATGCGCTGGGCCCACCCGGGCGGCGCCGCCTTCTCGCTGGCCTACGCCGGCCTGGTGGCCCTGCTGGTGGCTGCCATCTTCCTGTGCAACAGCTCGGTCACCCTCAGCCTCTGCCGCATGTACCGCCAGCAGAAGCGCCACCAGGGCTCGGTGGGTCCACGCCCGCGCACCGGAGAGGACGAGGTGGACCACCTGATCCTGCTGGCCCTCATGACGGGGGTCATGGCCGTGTGCTCCCTGCCTCTCACG ATCCGCTGCTTCACCCAGGCCATCGCCCCTGACAGCAGCAGTGAGATGGGGGACCTCCTTGCCTTCCGCTTCTACGCCTTCAACCCCatcctggacccctgggtcttCATCCTTTTCCGCAAGGCTGTTTTCCAGCGACTCAAGCTCTGGGTCTGCTGCCTGTGCCTCGGGCCTGCCCACGGCGACTCGCAGACACCCCTTTCCCAGCTCACCTCAGGGAGGAGGGACCCAAGGGCCCCCTCTGCTCCTGTGGGAAAGGAGGGGAGCTGGGTGCCTTTGTCGGCTTGGGGCGAGGGGCAGGTGGCGCCCTTGCCTCTCACACAGCAGTCCGGCGGCAGCACGGTGGGAGCGTCATCCAAAGCAGAAGCCAATGTTGCCTGTTCCCTCTGCTGA
- the GNG8 gene encoding guanine nucleotide-binding protein G(I)/G(S)/G(O) subunit gamma-8 isoform X1: protein MACDTWRLCECVLPGDGVRHLESVPAQSSNSLNSRASFDPFPAATMSNNMAKIAEARKTVEQLKLEVNIDRMKVSQAAAELLAFCETHAKDDPLVTPVPAAENPFRDKRLFCVLL, encoded by the exons ATGGCGTGTGACACCTGGAGGCTGTGTGAGTGTGTACTGCCGGGAGACGGCGTGCGACATCtggagagtgt CCCGGCCCAGAGCAGCAACAG CCTCAACTCCCGCGCGTCTTTTGACCCCTTCCCCGCCGCAACCATGTCCAACAACATGGCCAAGATTGCCGAGGCCCGCAAGACGGTGGAACAGCTGAAGCTGGAGGTGAACATCGACCGCATGAAG GTGTCGCAGGCAGCAGCGGAACTCCTGGCTTTCTGCGAAACGCATGCAAAAGATGACCCGCTGGTGACGCCAGTACCTGCCGCGGAGAACCCCTTCCGCGACAAGCGCCTCTTTTGTGTTCTGCTGTGA
- the GNG8 gene encoding guanine nucleotide-binding protein G(I)/G(S)/G(O) subunit gamma-8 isoform X2, whose translation MSNNMAKIAEARKTVEQLKLEVNIDRMKVSQAAAELLAFCETHAKDDPLVTPVPAAENPFRDKRLFCVLL comes from the exons ATGTCCAACAACATGGCCAAGATTGCCGAGGCCCGCAAGACGGTGGAACAGCTGAAGCTGGAGGTGAACATCGACCGCATGAAG GTGTCGCAGGCAGCAGCGGAACTCCTGGCTTTCTGCGAAACGCATGCAAAAGATGACCCGCTGGTGACGCCAGTACCTGCCGCGGAGAACCCCTTCCGCGACAAGCGCCTCTTTTGTGTTCTGCTGTGA